Proteins encoded in a region of the Calypte anna isolate BGI_N300 chromosome 15, bCalAnn1_v1.p, whole genome shotgun sequence genome:
- the HIC2 gene encoding hypermethylated in cancer 2 protein, whose protein sequence is MELPNHAKQLLLQLNQQRAKGFLCDVIIVVENALFRAHKNILAASSMYFKSLVLHDNLINLDTDMVNPTVFRQILDFIYTGKLLTTDQPGEQNFNALLTAASYLQLHDLAALCRKKLKRNSKSFAGKAGGLGVGRSARSQRLSTASVIQARYSGSNEGLKGSHSKELSKGKLSDDEVFISSSNQENCHSLSRGGSKNGGGGSSANGSTGDQELGLDLSKKSPSLPAAASHDDTQHSESQHGSPQSASAPAANSASSFDESGVGAPHSMADSSDPMEMDLSEECHHSLTESSQRKGLRHSSRKKEWIKKDNAFDRKEGGTDRDEGEGLPNGILLGPLSKSVERSLAGAYGADLPYPCKEEVENGKENSDDSGQSESESGGHTSANYVYRQEGFEPVAYGDNLYVCIPCGKGFPSSEQLNAHVETHTEEDLYIKEEGTYGGKDEAEDLSNPNQSYAAESRPFKCSVCEKSYKDPATLRQHEKTHWLTRPFPCNICGKMFTQRGTMTRHMRSHLGLKPFACEECGMRFTRQYRLTEHMRVHSGEKPYECQLCGGKFTQQRNLISHLRMHTSPT, encoded by the coding sequence ATGGAACTGCCAAATCATGCCAAACAACTGCTACTGCAGCTGAACCAGCAACGAGCCAAAGGTTTCCTCTGTGATGTGATCATTGTGGTAGAAAATGCCCTGTTTCGTGCCCATAAAAACAtcctggcagccagcagcatgTATTTCAAATCCCTCGTCCTGCATGACAACCTGATTAACTTAGACACGGACATGGTGAACCCCACCGTGTTCCGGCAGATCTTGGACTTTATTTATACTGGTAAGCTCTTAACGACTGACCAGCCCGGTGAACAGAACTTTAATGCTCTCCTCACCGCAGCAAGCTACCTCCAACTGCACGACCTGGCAGCTCTCTGCAGAAAGAAGCTGAAGCGGAACAGCAAGTCCTTTGCTGGCAAGGCCGGTGGCCTTGGTGTTGGGAGATCTGCCAGGAGTCAAAGACTTTCCACTGCTTCAGTCATCCAAGCTCGCTATTCAGGGTCAAATGAGGGGTTGAAGGGCTCACACTCAAAGGAGCTGTCAAAGGGAAAGCTCTCCGATGACGAGGTCTTCATCAGCAGCTCCAACCAAGAGAACTGTCACTCCTTAAGCAGGGGAGGCAGTAAGAACGGAGGTGGGGGCAGCAGCGCAAACGGGAGCACCGGCGACCAGGAGCTAGGCCTTGACCTGTCCAAAAAGAGCCCGTcactccctgctgcagcctcccaCGATGACACGCAGCACAGCGAAAGCCAGCATGGCTCTCCCCAATCTGCCTCAGCCCCCGCAGCCAACAGTGCCTCATCGTTCGACGAGTCTGGAGTCGGAGCCCCTCACAGCATGGCGGACAGCAGTGACCCCATGGAGATGGATCTGAGCGAAGAGTGCCACCACTCACTGACAGAGAGCAGCCAGCGCAAGGGCCTCCGGCACTCGTCCCGCAAGAAGGAGTGGATCAAGAAAGACAACGCCTTCGACCGAAAGGAGGGGGGCACAGACAGGGATGAGGGCGAAGGGCTGCCCAACGGGATCCTGCTGGGGCCCTTGTCCAAGTCTGTGGAGCGGAGTCTGGCCGGGGCCTACGGTGCAGACCTGCCCTACCCGTGTAAGGAAGAGGTGGAAAACGGTAAGGAAAACAGCGACGACAGCGGCCAGAGCGAGAGCGAGAGCGGTGGCCATACCAGTGCCAACTACGTCTACCGGCAGGAGGGGTTTGAGCCAGTGGCCTACGGTGACAACCTGTACGTCTGTATCCCCTGTGGAAAAGGCTTCCCCAGCTCCGAGCAGCTCAATGCCCACGTGGAGACGCACACCGAGGAAGACCTTTACATCAAAGAGGAAGGCACATACGGCGGCAAAGACGAAGCCGAGGATTTGTCAAACCCCAACCAGTCCTACGCCGCCGAGTCCAGACCCTTCAAGTGTTCAGTGTGTGAGAAGAGCTACAAGGATCCAGCCACGCTGCGGCAGCACGAGAAGACTCACTGGCTGACGCGGCCCTTCCCTTGCAACATCTGCGGCAAGATGTTCACGCAGCGGGGCACCATGACGCGGCACATGCGCAGCCACTTGGGGCTGAAGCCCTTTGCTTGCGAGGAATGCGGGATGCGCTTCACCCGGCAGTACCGACTGACAGAGCATATGCGTGTCCACTCAGGAGAAAAACCTTACGAATGTCAACTGTGTGGTGGGAAATTCACCCAGCAGCGCAATCTGATCAGCCACCTGCGAATGCATACCTCTCCCACATAA